A single region of the Coregonus clupeaformis isolate EN_2021a chromosome 40, ASM2061545v1, whole genome shotgun sequence genome encodes:
- the LOC121555126 gene encoding ly6/PLAUR domain-containing protein 6, which translates to MEPWPAVAWVLLLMALADWLKTAQSKDFTEQDIIYLHPSTTPFPGGFKCFTCEEAPDNYECNRWAPDLYCPQEARYCYTRHKMDVEGDSVSVTKRCVALGDCLSTGCSEEDHEGTRVCTACCEGNICNLPLPWNVTEAVFATTSPLSGTTGLSQCYTLTSCLLSFTLLIFSYV; encoded by the exons ATGGAACCCTGGCCTGCAGTGGCCTGGGTCCTACTGCTGATGGCCCTCGCTGATTGGCTGAAAACGGCCCAATCAAAGGACTTCACAGAACAGGATATCATCTACCTCCATCCCTCAA CCACTCCATTCCCAGGCGGGTTCAAGTGCTTCACCTGTGAAGAAGCACCTGACAACTATGAGTGTAATCGCTGGGCGCCAGACCTGTACTGCCCACAAG AGGCCAGATATTGTTACACGCGGCACAAGATGGACGTGGAGGGGGACAGTGTCTCTGTGACAAAGCGGTGTGTGGCTTTGGGAGACTGCCTCTCTACTGGATGCTCTGAAGAAGACCATGAAGGAACCAGG GTCTGTACAGCGTGCTGTGAGGGGAATATCTGTAACCTTCCTCTGCCCTGGAACGTGACAGAGGCTGTGTTTGCCACCACCTCGCCCCTCAGTGGCACCACAGGACTCTCACAGTGCTACACACTAACatcctgcctcctctccttcacccTGCTCATCTTCAGCTATGTTTGA